The region GGATATGATACACAGTCATGAAGCTTATATTAAGAATATTTCTCTTCAATccaagtttttatatatataataaatatatatatatgaatgtatttgttatcttttgctaaattattttagtaacttagattttcaaagaaaatttacaaatgaCTCTAAGCacatttaaaggaagaaactCTTCTAAAGGATATCAAACAGCTCTTGATTGGCTCTCCTTACAAATATGACTGCCTTCACAACTCTATTACCTAGAGGCTATGGATAATATTTGAGGACAAATCATTGATATTTAAGAATGTTTAAAGGTATTAGATGATACCATTGTAGATGTGCTCTGATCCTGTGCATTTAAGGGTGATGACACCAATCACAATCACAGCTCAGGAAATGTCCTGTTCACATGGGTACTGACCATCAAAATctccaaactgagggttgctggagtggtggagagtgggagggatggggtggctgggtgatagacattggggaaggtatgtgctatggtgagcgctatgcattgtgtaagactgttgaatcacagacccgtacctctgaaacaaataatacattatatgttaaaaaaagaagaagaagaagaagaaggtagcaggaagggaaaaaatgaatggagggaaatcggagtgggagatggaccatgagagactatggactctgagaaacaaattgaaagttctagaggggagggggctggggggatgggttagcctggtgatgggtattaaagagggcacgtactgaatggagcactgggtgttatacgcaaacaatgaatcatggaacactacatcaaagattaatgatgtaatgtacagtgattaacataacataataaaataaaaaaaaatctccatttatTGGCCTGGCCAAGGTGTGAAAAGAAAGCGGtacttgtctctccctctgtacaATGTGGCAGACAAGGTTTAAGAAGAGTATTCCAAATATGGATGTTTTCCTCTAAGAGGATGAgttgaagaagggagaaagaggaataaaaaggaaaaattatatacaatctgaaaatatttaatcCATACAAAGCTAATTATTTGGCAAACAGTTTAATTTTTAGTGCAAAAAGACAACTGCTGATATTTCAATTTCAGTGTGAATCTTTAACGCTGCAACCCAATCCAGATCCCACTTCTAACTTTAGATCGCACCTCCCAAATCTCTTTTATTCACAAGTGAAACTACCAGGTAGATTGGCTGgaacgaatgaataaataaatctcttgcaTATCGTAACTAAAATTAACATATACTCCATTATTTGAATAGAAGGTAGATCAAAGGTGACATATAActctaaaatatgttattttagttttataaaccTCTTTTCTTATGAAGGAAAAGCTTAGTTTCTACATATAGTAAAATCTCAATAGTTGGTAGATGTtacaatgttattaaaatcactTGTGACAGAAGAACAATAACTGAAGGATGGCATTGTATGAATAGCAATAAAAGTAATGAAACTAAATAACTTAGGGAAATATCACAATAATGATCAAATGAACAAAGTCAAACATAacttattatttgaatttttactaAATGATATTGAAGCTTCACTGTTTTCCTGTCActtacaaataataaatttaattcatATAGTAGTTTCCTCCTTATCCATGGGGGATATAttccaacaccccccccccaatggATGCCTGAAATTGTGGATAGTaccaaatataaatttatattatcatatatatataacgtatatatatatacgataacttttaattaatattaagCCTGTCTTTTTTCAAGTAAAGGACAATAAAGCAATCTCTTCTAAAGTgcactataaaataaaatcacttaagaTATCTGGTATTTTGGTTGCAGTCTATTGGCATTTTCCCTGGGTAAATTTTTCAGGGCTGAGgagtgaaaaacaaacagaataaaattggagaaaataatcctaaaactacTTTAGTACATAATATATTTCAGGTACCAATATAAGTTCTTCTTTTGGTCCTTGTAACTATCTATAatatagatactattattatttttcccatttaccaatgagaaaaccaaggttcAGATAGATTAAAtgattgcccaaggtcacagagcaaagaAGTGATTGAGATTGGAAGCATGGATGGTCAAAATTGACACAGAActctaaaaatatattataattctaACTCTGGTTCCAGATTCTGTTTTATAACCATACTGCTGTTTTGATTGTAACTAGAGtatcttctaattatttttactcTCCTAAGTTAATACCACTCTTCTGCATCTGTTTTTTGTTCCAATGGAAACTATCAATAAGAGGACTTCTTTTCTACCATGCATGTATGGACAGAGCTAAGTAAGCTCTCCATAGGTAACTGTCTCTAAAACTGAAATCCTTAAAAGATAAGGAATTTTTATCCTCTTTATTGAAGAAAGTATAATCTGTGACTTGTGTGCAAGGCTCTCTGAGGCAAACAACATCATTGACACTGTGCACTCAGTCAATAATTTGAGTTAAATAAGATTATTTCATGCTGTTTAAAAAATGTGCTGTAAAACTGAACtgcttaaaagattttaaaatattttgatgtttatatttaattaatatttagatatttatttaaaaatatttctaaagtagATGAGGAGAGTCTATTAGCTTAAGTATCCTACATCCCTTTCTTTCTTGACAATGAGATATATTTAACTCAGACAAGTAAGCATGAAACAAATTTCATCCTAATATTTAAAAGACTAATCACACTTAGTTAAAACCATTTTGAAGTAAACTGATAGttggcttttttttattttttattttacatttttattttattttatttttttaggttttatggttttattaacacaaatatgaCGTGCACAACaagctgtctattcattttcttcgcTGAGCAGCCTGGCGTTGGGATTGGTGACTCTGATTGCCAGCTGGGCTGCTCTTTCCACAATAGCTTTGCGGTTCTTGGAGGAGACATTGTGAGCAATCTCTGCACAGTAAGATTTGTTGCACATCAGCAGCACTTCAAGCTCCTTGACGTTGTGGACTAGGAACTTCCGGAAGCCACTGGGcaacatgtgctttgttttcttgttgctcctGTAACCAATGCTGGGCATCAAGATCTGGCCCTTGAATCTTCTGCGCACCCTATTGTCAATGCCTCTGGGTTTCTGCCTGTTGCGCTTAATTTTGACATAGCAGTCTGACTGGTGTCGGATGaacttcttggtcctctttttaacGATCTTGGGCTTCACCAGAGGTCTGAGGGCAGCCATGATGCCCAGTAACAGACGGCTGCCACCTCGCAGGCAGCGCCGAGGaagagcttatttatttttttaagattttatttatttgagacagaatgagaaagagagagagcatgagaaggggaaggtcagagggagaagcagactccccacccagcaggcagcccgatgtgggactcaatcctgggactccaggatcatgacctgagccacccagttgtttattttttaaattgaagtatagtttattttttaaattgaagtatagttatacagtgttacagtagtttcaggtgtacaacatagtgattcaacaaatatatagGTTATGCTATGCTCATAGGTAGAGCTAGCATCTGTGACCACTATTatagtaccattgactatattccctatggtGTACTTTTCTCctcatgatttattcatttcataactggaagcctatacctTCCACTCTCCTTAGTCCATTtttcccatcctcccatccccctcccttctggcaaccatcagtttgttctctgtagttgcaagtttgtttctgctttttatgtttgtttcattttttagattccacatataaataaaattatatggcatctatctttctctgtttgacttatttcacttagcttgaTAACATCTAGGTCCATctaagttgttgcaaatggcaaggtcttcttttttatggctgagtactattccatggtatgtatgtgtgtacacacacatataaccatatcttctttttttcatctattgatgaacacttaggttgcttccatatattaGCTATTGTAAAATGCCACAATAAGCACAGGGGAGCATataacttttcaaattagtgtttttgttttgagtaagATAGTTGGCCTTTGAATGAGGGAAAAATCTggcaaatacataatttttagaaCAACCCAATTCATCAccaaaatctaaatatataacaAAGATTGTCTTGATATGTGTGGGCTTTACTGATGGCAATCAATCTCCTCAGCTCTTCTAGTAGAGAGATAGAAGTAgagatagagaaatagaaaaatcaatgtgTGTCACGTTTTTTTGGTAAGAGTTTATCAAAATGGGATTTAATGGAGGATCTTTGCTCTGTTTCAGTTTTTCCTATCAGTGTAGCATGTATAATTTGTTGTGCCATATAGTTTGTTAAAGACAAAATATTATGCTTTAATAATGGGAAATAGTCTTTtttgtacaaataaaaatatctttacaatGTTCTGTAATCAGTTCAGCTctctataaattaaaatattatgatttgTCTCACACCATCTGTCCTTATATATTGCTATAATTAGCCAAAGTAATTTCAGTCtactaaattgttttaaaaactattagTGAATGCTTCCATGTAAATAAGTACTTAATATTCTAGCACCCTATTGAATATCTAAATTacatgtggaagaaaaaaatgtaaaaacacttGCCTTGTCtgcaaaacatttttgaaatcttATAAGCCTATGAGTTAACCaggaattttatttcaaagactTTTCAAGTCTCAGAGCCAAAATAGGTATTTTGTCTGTGCTACACTGTTATTCAGCCAGCACTAAATCAGTTTCTATCTTGACATGatatttgaagtttattttagaaagataataaatGTCTCTTAAAATATGCCTTATTCCtttatataatcatatatcaTGAAGAGCAAATCATGTATGCCAGAACaaaatagattaataaaaaaaattggttgTGGCATGGTGAGCTAAAATAGCATCTTAAGGCAAATATTAGTGTTGTTCATCATTATTAAAGAAGGATCATCTTCATAAATTATATCTTATAAATGTTTGatgctttctcattttaaagggaagtctgagaaaaaGATGTTTCCTTCTTATTTTACAAGCAAAATTAGTTTATATACTATCACTCTCTCTAAATTTAGCACTGCTATGTTGtaatcttttgaaaatttctttccCTGTTTCTCAGAATTCATGcatcttgtttcttttctgtgctcatgaataatataaatgatattccccctttatcttcaaatatttagaaaattctaaATGCAAGTCGATATATATGATgtaaacttttgaaaaattacaCACAAATGATTTTCTGAAGCCATGTTTTTAATGTTGCAAAAAGaagggatttaaaaacaaaaacaaaaacaagcaaagcagacacttaaacacCTGTTTTTGAAATGGAAGTCTCATCATCCATGTAGATATAATCCATGTAAGATCACTTATTCATGTGAACAAAAATGCCTTCATTTAGCCACCACCTCATATGCAGTGTTAGAGGTCTGAGGCTCTTTAGTTTACAATCTTCTTGCTTCCCTATGCATCAACAGTGCCTTTTAAGAGTCCCAAGGAGAGAATTCTGCTAAGTCAATATTCACTGCAATGACAGAAAAGGTAGTGATTTAAACAGGTAATATGTATTTCCATAGTTAATATTCTCAGGCATGCCCCAGCTAATGCAAAATGGTGATGAGTTTCCAATCATGTGGAATTAATTTCTGGAGAGAGGCTAGGGAGTGACATCGGGTTTCATGAGAAAATCAGCTAAAAAATGAAAGACCATACATGAAAACTTTTCCTCAATTTAGCACTGCAATGGCCTTTGATGATCACTTACAGCTCTGCTCATGCAAGGAAAGTAATACATCCAGAAATGAAGTTATTAATATGGTGAGTGAGATAAATCACTCAGAGATAAGCAGTGTATAAGGTTATTGCACCTTCCTCTTCTAAGCTTGGGTTTTTCACCATggataataataatggtaatttaATATTAGTTTATTGATAATTATCAGATATTGaaaaatcccattaaaaaaagattttccctaTTACATGGATATTCTTTATCTTCCTCAAAATGACCATTCATCTTAGATAAGGGATAATAATGCTCATACATATCCTCAAAGGAACATAGGAGTGGATACTTCAGGAATTAGAGTTATAATGTTTCATCATTTCAGAAATTTAATATGATAGTTTCTGGATTTTATACATAACCATTTGTTGTTGGAAGACATTACTCAAAGAATATCAGTTTTCTTATAATGTTTCAACTtgtcaatatttaattttttgctactatatgtaaaggaaaagaaattaatcgccttataaata is a window of Zalophus californianus isolate mZalCal1 chromosome 1, mZalCal1.pri.v2, whole genome shotgun sequence DNA encoding:
- the LOC113918318 gene encoding 60S ribosomal protein L32-like, translated to MAALRPLVKPKIVKKRTKKFIRHQSDCYVKIKRNRQKPRGIDNRVRRRFKGQILMPSIGYRSNKKTKHMLPSGFRKFLVHNVKELEVLLMCNKSYCAEIAHNVSSKNRKAIVERAAQLAIRVTNPNARLLSEENE